A single Ziziphus jujuba cultivar Dongzao chromosome 11, ASM3175591v1 DNA region contains:
- the LOC107433043 gene encoding uncharacterized protein LOC107433043 isoform X2, giving the protein MAKRSQRRSVRYEKDQSGCMWGFISIFDFRNGRSSRKLLSDRRHGSKHTLGTGNSNNKFEILSNLDENCQDKPDVEENRAEKVTADTRKPSVKKLMEEEMFNEEDIKKDTCNAEVEPKESESAHEGQTRTHQKRAKKSRKKSRDMDVHNLNVTENLQLECNCDQIPSQPSIKDLGIDEIMEEFCHQIHQKSTCCTKHDLNGEATVLSSHKHSDFEVKLCEAVKEFINQKFSEGKNLTEDQKIHHSRELMDALELISSDEELFLKLLQDPNSLLVKFVQNLQDAKVKRDDETKPHGGSDLEQKLVNVSKSEELVHPKKRHFFRRRTKSQEKFPSMENEHSEASNRIVILKPGPTGLRNLQIESSLDSSPECHSIARNKGPNDRVGSHFFLSEIKRKLKHAIGKQQHEISTTGMSNRFRFKSRNIGDGEKGGGKGNSGMNSPSKDHFYIERVARPSTGSKRTDKAGKMKDSEISIKPEADGLPNQRISNIYIEAKKHLSEMLSNGDEVVDLSGRQVPKTLGRILSLPEYNRSPIGSPGRDWDDAIVTAQMRFSASSKLQKVNESKWSPIKEKNVSPLGREAQYKESQSPIQDNNADHEQQAPTSNPSISDDIIHNVKVEDIDFIVEDETSPEGEPEIIKEECIILDATTEPNCSTSAIREDENGEKCDLCDDKRNLESMKQDFYEDNELKSSPIASPSSSLAIKKVSDLESAFDMPERPSPVSVLEPLFSEDDISPANTICEPVNLTIQPLRIQFEEPDSSAADQPNSAKSFMEDKESVFDYIKAVIQASGLNWDELHTKCLYSDQLLEPSLVDEVEFFSNQICCDQKLLFDCINEVLMEICEYYFGCSPWVLCVLPRIRPVPNMKNAIVEVSEGVNWNLFELPLPRTLDQIVGKDLARTGTWLDIRLDTETIGFDIGESILEDLMKDTILSCLDASSKAEYAETLVLK; this is encoded by the exons ATGGCGAAGAGGTCCCAGAGACGCTCTGTGCGTTATGAGAAAGATCAATCAGGTTGTATGTGGGGTTTCATAAGTATATTTGACTTCCGCAATGGTCGATCTAGCCGGAAGTTGCTCTCGGATAGGAGGCATGGAAGCAAGCATACGTTGG GTACTGGAAATTCAAACAATAAGTTTGAAATATTGAGCAATTTGGATGAGAACTGTCAAGACAAGCCT GATGTCGAAGAGAACAGAGCAGAAAAAGTAACAGCTGATACCCGTAAGCCTAGTGTGAAGAAACTCATGGAAGAAGAGATGTTCAATGAGGAGGACATAAAGAAGGATACGTGCAATGCTGAAGTAGAACCTAAAGAGAGTGAGTCAGCACATGAAGGACAAACAAGAACACACCAGAAAAGGGCAAAGAAGAGTCGCAAGAAAAGCCGCGATATGGATGTTCATAATTTGAATGTAACTGAAAATTTGCAATTGGAGTGCAATTGTGATCAGATCCCAAGCCAACCATCTATAAAAGATCTTGGTATAGATGAGATAATGGAAGAATTCTGTCATCAGATACATCAGAAAAGTACCTGTTGCACAAAGCATGACCTGAATGGTGAAGCAACTGTTCTTTCAAGCCACAAGCATTCTGACTTTGAAGTCAAATTATGTGAGGCGGTGAAGGAGTTCATAAACCAGAAGTTTTCTGAAGGCAAAAATCTCACAGAAGATCAGAAGATCCACCACTCCAGAGAACTCATGGATGCACTTGAGCTCATAAGTTCAGATGAAGAACTGTTTCTGAAACTTTTGCAAGATCCAAACTCTTTATTGGTTAAATTTGTTCAAAACTTGCAGGATGCCAAGGTAAAGAGAGATGATGAAACCAAGCCGCATGGTGGATCTGACTTAGAACAGAAGCTTGTTAATGTAAGCAAATCCGAGGAGCTTGTCCATCCTAAAAAGCGGCACTTCTTTAGGAGGAGGACCAAATCTCAAGAAAAGTTCCCATCAATGGAAAATGAGCATTCTGAGGCTTCAAATAGAATTGTTATTTTGAAGCCTGGGCCAACAGGCTTACGAAACTTACAAATTGAAAGCAGCCTTGACTCATCACCGGAATGTCATAGTATTGCAAGAAATAAAGGGCCAAATGATAGAGTTGGTtctcacttttttctttctgaaattaaaagaaaattgaagcatGCCATAGGAAAGCAGCAACATGAAATATCTACAACTGGGATGTCGAATAGATTTCGCTTCAAGTCTAGGAACATAGGAGATGGTGAGAAAGGAGGTGGTAAGGGAAATAGTGGAATGAATTCTCCTAGCAAAGACCACTTCTATATTGAAAGAGTTGCTAGACCTTCCACTGGTTCCAAGAGAACAGACAAGGCTGGCAAAATGAAAGACTCTGAAATAAGTATAAAACCTGAAGCTGATGGTCTCCCCAATCAAAGGATATCTAATATCTACATTGAGGCAAAAAAACATCTTTCTGAGATGCTGAGCAATGGAGATGAAGTTGTGGACTTATCAGGCAGACAGGTTCCTAAAACCTTGGGAAGGATTCTTTCACTTCCCGAGTACAACCGTTCTCCCATTGGTAGTCCTGGAAGGGATTGGGATGATGCTATTGTAACTGCACAGATGAGATTTTCTGCCAGTAGCAAACTGCAAAAGGTCAATGAGAGCAAGTGGTCTcccataaaagagaaaaatgttaGTCCTTTAGGTCGGGAAgcacaatataaagagagtcaGTCCCCTATACAAGACAACAATGCTGATCATGAACAACAAGCTCCTACATCAAACCCTAGTATATCAGATGATATTATTCATAATGTGAAAGTTGAAGACATTGATTTCATCGTTGAAGATGAGACAAGTCCTGAAG GTGAGCCAGAGATTATAAAAGAAGAATGTATTATCTTGGATGCTACCACTGAACCAAATTGCTCTACCTCTGCTATCAGGGAGGATGAAAATGGGGAGAAATGTGATCTATGTGATGATAAAAGAAATTTGGAATCGATGAAACAG GACTTTTATGAGGACAACGAGCTGAAATCTTCTCCAATAGCATCCCCTTCAAGCTCTTTGGCTATCAAGAAGGTTTCGGATCTTGAAAGTGCTTTTGATATGCCAGAGAGGCCAAGTCCTGTCTCAGTTCTTGAACCTCTATTCTCGGAGGATGACATTAGCCCTGCAAACACGATATGTGAACCTG TCAATCTAACAATACAGCCACTACGGATTCAATTCGAAGAGCCTGACTCTTCAGCTGCAGATCAACCTAATAGTGCAAAAAGCTTTATGGAAGACAAAGAATCAGTCTTTGACTACATAAAAGCAGTAATTCAAGCCTCTGGTTTGAATTGGGATGAATTACATACAAAGTGCCTTTATTCAGATCAACTACTAGAACCCTCATTGGTTGATGAGGTAGAGTTTTTCTCCAACCAGATTTGCTGTGACCAAAAGCTTCTCTTTGACTGTATTAATGAAGTTTTAATGGAGATTTGTGAGTACTACTTTGGTTGCTCCCCTTGGGTGTTATGTGTTTTACCGCGGATAAGGCCAGtaccaaatatgaaaaatgcTATTGTTGAGGTTTCCGAAGGAGTTAATTGGAATCTCTTTGAACTGCCACTGCCTCGTACTCTGGACCAGATTGTCGGAAAAGACTTGGCAAGAACCGGAACATGGTTAGATATCCGGTTGGACACTGAAAC
- the LOC107433043 gene encoding uncharacterized protein LOC107433043 isoform X1 has protein sequence MAKRSQRRSVRYEKDQSGCMWGFISIFDFRNGRSSRKLLSDRRHGSKHTLAGTGNSNNKFEILSNLDENCQDKPDVEENRAEKVTADTRKPSVKKLMEEEMFNEEDIKKDTCNAEVEPKESESAHEGQTRTHQKRAKKSRKKSRDMDVHNLNVTENLQLECNCDQIPSQPSIKDLGIDEIMEEFCHQIHQKSTCCTKHDLNGEATVLSSHKHSDFEVKLCEAVKEFINQKFSEGKNLTEDQKIHHSRELMDALELISSDEELFLKLLQDPNSLLVKFVQNLQDAKVKRDDETKPHGGSDLEQKLVNVSKSEELVHPKKRHFFRRRTKSQEKFPSMENEHSEASNRIVILKPGPTGLRNLQIESSLDSSPECHSIARNKGPNDRVGSHFFLSEIKRKLKHAIGKQQHEISTTGMSNRFRFKSRNIGDGEKGGGKGNSGMNSPSKDHFYIERVARPSTGSKRTDKAGKMKDSEISIKPEADGLPNQRISNIYIEAKKHLSEMLSNGDEVVDLSGRQVPKTLGRILSLPEYNRSPIGSPGRDWDDAIVTAQMRFSASSKLQKVNESKWSPIKEKNVSPLGREAQYKESQSPIQDNNADHEQQAPTSNPSISDDIIHNVKVEDIDFIVEDETSPEGEPEIIKEECIILDATTEPNCSTSAIREDENGEKCDLCDDKRNLESMKQDFYEDNELKSSPIASPSSSLAIKKVSDLESAFDMPERPSPVSVLEPLFSEDDISPANTICEPVNLTIQPLRIQFEEPDSSAADQPNSAKSFMEDKESVFDYIKAVIQASGLNWDELHTKCLYSDQLLEPSLVDEVEFFSNQICCDQKLLFDCINEVLMEICEYYFGCSPWVLCVLPRIRPVPNMKNAIVEVSEGVNWNLFELPLPRTLDQIVGKDLARTGTWLDIRLDTETIGFDIGESILEDLMKDTILSCLDASSKAEYAETLVLK, from the exons ATGGCGAAGAGGTCCCAGAGACGCTCTGTGCGTTATGAGAAAGATCAATCAGGTTGTATGTGGGGTTTCATAAGTATATTTGACTTCCGCAATGGTCGATCTAGCCGGAAGTTGCTCTCGGATAGGAGGCATGGAAGCAAGCATACGTTGG CAGGTACTGGAAATTCAAACAATAAGTTTGAAATATTGAGCAATTTGGATGAGAACTGTCAAGACAAGCCT GATGTCGAAGAGAACAGAGCAGAAAAAGTAACAGCTGATACCCGTAAGCCTAGTGTGAAGAAACTCATGGAAGAAGAGATGTTCAATGAGGAGGACATAAAGAAGGATACGTGCAATGCTGAAGTAGAACCTAAAGAGAGTGAGTCAGCACATGAAGGACAAACAAGAACACACCAGAAAAGGGCAAAGAAGAGTCGCAAGAAAAGCCGCGATATGGATGTTCATAATTTGAATGTAACTGAAAATTTGCAATTGGAGTGCAATTGTGATCAGATCCCAAGCCAACCATCTATAAAAGATCTTGGTATAGATGAGATAATGGAAGAATTCTGTCATCAGATACATCAGAAAAGTACCTGTTGCACAAAGCATGACCTGAATGGTGAAGCAACTGTTCTTTCAAGCCACAAGCATTCTGACTTTGAAGTCAAATTATGTGAGGCGGTGAAGGAGTTCATAAACCAGAAGTTTTCTGAAGGCAAAAATCTCACAGAAGATCAGAAGATCCACCACTCCAGAGAACTCATGGATGCACTTGAGCTCATAAGTTCAGATGAAGAACTGTTTCTGAAACTTTTGCAAGATCCAAACTCTTTATTGGTTAAATTTGTTCAAAACTTGCAGGATGCCAAGGTAAAGAGAGATGATGAAACCAAGCCGCATGGTGGATCTGACTTAGAACAGAAGCTTGTTAATGTAAGCAAATCCGAGGAGCTTGTCCATCCTAAAAAGCGGCACTTCTTTAGGAGGAGGACCAAATCTCAAGAAAAGTTCCCATCAATGGAAAATGAGCATTCTGAGGCTTCAAATAGAATTGTTATTTTGAAGCCTGGGCCAACAGGCTTACGAAACTTACAAATTGAAAGCAGCCTTGACTCATCACCGGAATGTCATAGTATTGCAAGAAATAAAGGGCCAAATGATAGAGTTGGTtctcacttttttctttctgaaattaaaagaaaattgaagcatGCCATAGGAAAGCAGCAACATGAAATATCTACAACTGGGATGTCGAATAGATTTCGCTTCAAGTCTAGGAACATAGGAGATGGTGAGAAAGGAGGTGGTAAGGGAAATAGTGGAATGAATTCTCCTAGCAAAGACCACTTCTATATTGAAAGAGTTGCTAGACCTTCCACTGGTTCCAAGAGAACAGACAAGGCTGGCAAAATGAAAGACTCTGAAATAAGTATAAAACCTGAAGCTGATGGTCTCCCCAATCAAAGGATATCTAATATCTACATTGAGGCAAAAAAACATCTTTCTGAGATGCTGAGCAATGGAGATGAAGTTGTGGACTTATCAGGCAGACAGGTTCCTAAAACCTTGGGAAGGATTCTTTCACTTCCCGAGTACAACCGTTCTCCCATTGGTAGTCCTGGAAGGGATTGGGATGATGCTATTGTAACTGCACAGATGAGATTTTCTGCCAGTAGCAAACTGCAAAAGGTCAATGAGAGCAAGTGGTCTcccataaaagagaaaaatgttaGTCCTTTAGGTCGGGAAgcacaatataaagagagtcaGTCCCCTATACAAGACAACAATGCTGATCATGAACAACAAGCTCCTACATCAAACCCTAGTATATCAGATGATATTATTCATAATGTGAAAGTTGAAGACATTGATTTCATCGTTGAAGATGAGACAAGTCCTGAAG GTGAGCCAGAGATTATAAAAGAAGAATGTATTATCTTGGATGCTACCACTGAACCAAATTGCTCTACCTCTGCTATCAGGGAGGATGAAAATGGGGAGAAATGTGATCTATGTGATGATAAAAGAAATTTGGAATCGATGAAACAG GACTTTTATGAGGACAACGAGCTGAAATCTTCTCCAATAGCATCCCCTTCAAGCTCTTTGGCTATCAAGAAGGTTTCGGATCTTGAAAGTGCTTTTGATATGCCAGAGAGGCCAAGTCCTGTCTCAGTTCTTGAACCTCTATTCTCGGAGGATGACATTAGCCCTGCAAACACGATATGTGAACCTG TCAATCTAACAATACAGCCACTACGGATTCAATTCGAAGAGCCTGACTCTTCAGCTGCAGATCAACCTAATAGTGCAAAAAGCTTTATGGAAGACAAAGAATCAGTCTTTGACTACATAAAAGCAGTAATTCAAGCCTCTGGTTTGAATTGGGATGAATTACATACAAAGTGCCTTTATTCAGATCAACTACTAGAACCCTCATTGGTTGATGAGGTAGAGTTTTTCTCCAACCAGATTTGCTGTGACCAAAAGCTTCTCTTTGACTGTATTAATGAAGTTTTAATGGAGATTTGTGAGTACTACTTTGGTTGCTCCCCTTGGGTGTTATGTGTTTTACCGCGGATAAGGCCAGtaccaaatatgaaaaatgcTATTGTTGAGGTTTCCGAAGGAGTTAATTGGAATCTCTTTGAACTGCCACTGCCTCGTACTCTGGACCAGATTGTCGGAAAAGACTTGGCAAGAACCGGAACATGGTTAGATATCCGGTTGGACACTGAAAC